The Gadus chalcogrammus isolate NIFS_2021 chromosome 10, NIFS_Gcha_1.0, whole genome shotgun sequence genome contains a region encoding:
- the LOC130390672 gene encoding polycomb group RING finger protein 3 — protein MAALGNPDMLTRKIKLWDINAHITCRLCEGYLIDATTVTECLHTFCRSCLVKYLEENNTCPTCRIVIHQSHPLQYIGHDRTMQDIVYKLVPGLQEAEMKKQRDFYQKLGMEVPGDIKGELCNMKTPLDQRNGDSKSEETTNKEAGEEKPEEDNDYHRSDEQVSICLECNSSKLRGLKRKWIRCSAQATVLHLKKFIAKKLNLTSFNELDILCNEEILGKDHTLKFVVVTRWRFKKSPLLLHYRPKMDLL, from the exons ATGCTGACCAGGAAGATCAAGTTGTGGGACATCAACGCCCACATCACCTGTCGGCTGTGTGAGGGATACCTGATCGATGCTACCACGGTTACGGAGTGTTTACACACCT TCTGCAGGAGCTGTCTCGTGAAGTACCTGGAGGAGAACAACACGTGTCCCACCTGTAGAATCGTGATTCACCAAAGTCACCCGCTGCAGTACatagg ACATGACAGAACAATGCAAGACATTGTATACAAGCTCGTCCCAGGATTGCAAGAGG CGGAGATGAAGAAGCAGAGAGACTTCTATCAGAAGTTGGGGATGGAGGTTCCTGGGGACATCAAAGGAGAGCTGTGCAACATGAAAACCCCCCTGGACCAACGGAATG GTGACTCAAAATCTGAGGAGACGACAAATAAGGAGGCCGGGGAAGAGAAACCAGAGGAGGACAACGACTATCACCGTAGCGACGAACAG gtgagcATCTGTCTGGAGTGCAACAGCAGTAAGCTGCGGGGGCTGAAGAGGAAGTGGATTCGCTGCTCGGCTCAGGCCACCGTCCTGCACCTCAAGAAGTTCATCGCCAAGAAGCTCAACCTCACCTCCTTCAACGAG CTGGACATTTTATGCAACGAGGAGATCCTGGGCAAGGACCACACTTTGAAATTTGTTGTTGTGACAAGATGGAGATTTAAG AAATCTCCGCTCCTTCTCCACTACAGACCGAAGATGGACCTCCTGTAG